In Idiomarina sp. PL1-037, a single genomic region encodes these proteins:
- a CDS encoding inorganic triphosphatase codes for MSQEVELKLLIAPEQREKALEVCQSLADSHKAKPRKEQFELKNSYFDTSDLRLRQFDIGLRIRSDKDHKEQTVKLAGRVMGGMHQRPEYNIDIDSDKPDLTLFDNEIWPDDFPVYDIQRDLDTLFVTNFTRTRWRLPSGEGVIEMVFDEGQIESGEQREPIAEIELELQGGSLTEVYRLAHELVKKAGARVGSLSKAARGYLLAGKSLLEPFTQMHYVPIHSEQNVGQALYRSLESGLRHWQHNEACLDFQPSVRAVQGMADGMQMVRVVLEQLIENGVGERRLLTGISQITAKLQWLKRFEGLDELTAEDGAYHRALKRYSKLYESLVNSQEDVIRLNEVAELVHSAAYQKTVLGLSEFLLKEEMTEELEQPVLPWSSQLLKSDWQLVQTAFSEHEKLSEEGYLKLLTPLQNSLLMGTCFGHLFDADLRESFRLPWQDLARGIREITALHILHERIRDRDDEVDEKLMDWQKVQRESLLKALEYSRKAALKREPYWLN; via the coding sequence ATGTCACAAGAAGTTGAGCTCAAGTTACTGATTGCTCCAGAACAGCGAGAAAAAGCACTCGAAGTCTGCCAGTCGTTGGCGGATTCTCATAAGGCAAAACCCCGCAAAGAACAATTTGAACTCAAAAATTCCTATTTTGACACGTCCGATTTACGTTTACGTCAGTTCGACATTGGATTACGGATACGCAGCGATAAAGATCATAAAGAGCAGACGGTGAAACTGGCTGGTCGGGTTATGGGCGGTATGCATCAAAGGCCTGAGTACAATATTGATATTGATAGCGACAAACCAGACTTAACCCTGTTTGATAACGAGATATGGCCGGATGACTTTCCGGTTTACGATATTCAGCGCGATTTGGACACCTTGTTTGTGACTAATTTCACCCGAACCCGTTGGCGGCTTCCCAGTGGCGAAGGTGTAATCGAAATGGTTTTTGATGAAGGTCAAATAGAGTCGGGCGAGCAGCGAGAACCTATAGCGGAAATTGAACTGGAGTTACAGGGTGGTTCTTTAACCGAGGTATATCGCCTGGCGCACGAGTTAGTGAAAAAAGCCGGTGCGCGGGTCGGCTCGTTAAGTAAAGCAGCAAGGGGCTATCTGCTGGCTGGAAAAAGCTTGTTGGAGCCTTTTACACAAATGCACTATGTACCAATCCACTCTGAGCAAAATGTAGGTCAGGCGCTTTACCGATCGTTAGAGTCTGGCTTGCGTCATTGGCAGCATAATGAAGCCTGTCTGGACTTCCAGCCCAGTGTCCGGGCGGTACAGGGAATGGCGGACGGCATGCAAATGGTGCGGGTTGTGTTGGAGCAGCTCATTGAGAACGGTGTTGGAGAGCGACGGTTGCTGACTGGCATATCGCAAATAACTGCGAAGCTGCAGTGGCTCAAGCGCTTTGAAGGGCTGGATGAGCTAACCGCTGAAGATGGGGCTTATCATCGTGCGCTTAAGCGTTACAGCAAATTGTATGAATCTTTAGTCAACAGTCAGGAGGATGTTATTCGCCTGAATGAGGTCGCTGAATTAGTGCATTCTGCCGCATACCAGAAAACCGTACTGGGGTTGTCGGAATTTCTGTTGAAAGAAGAAATGACAGAGGAGCTGGAGCAGCCGGTTTTGCCCTGGAGCAGTCAACTCTTAAAAAGCGACTGGCAGCTGGTACAAACGGCATTTTCTGAGCACGAAAAGCTTAGTGAAGAAGGGTATCTTAAGCTGCTGACCCCCTTGCAAAATAGCCTTTTGATGGGGACTTGTTTCGGACATTTATTTGATGCGGATTTGAGAGAAAGTTTTCGTTTGCCCTGGCAGGATTTAGCCCGGGGTATTCGTGAAATTACCGCATTGCATATTTTGCATGAGCGTATTCGGGATCGCGACGATGAAGTGGATGAAAAACTGATGGACTGGCAAAAAGTACAGCGAGAATCCCTGTTAAAAGCTCTTGAATATTCTCGCAAAGCTGCGCTGAAACGTGAACCATACTGGTTAAATTAA